From the genome of Leptotrichia sp. HSP-342:
AATTTTAATATCTTTTTGAATGATGGATATAGCTTAAAATTAAGGAAAAAGAATGAATGCTTATTATTTTTGCAAGTATGCCGTGAGAAGAGGGAGGAGCTGTATCAGAAAATTTTAAGTATGATACCTGCAGATATGACAGTTATTTCAATTATTGAAAAAGAGCTTGATAATTTTAAACGTTAAAAATAATACTATGAAAGGGGAAATAAGAATGGGTTTATGGAATCTTTTTAAGAAAAAGAAAAAAGTGCAGTCAGGTGTCTGTTTTTCAAATGAAAAATCCTCTATAGAGCTTGTAAAAAGTTTTTTAGAAACTTATGCAGATGAAATTAGCAGAGTTTCAACAGAAGATGGGAATAAATTGACTGAAAAAACGAGGAAATTTTATTTTGAGCTAAATGATGGAAGAAAAATAACGGTAGTCGTAAATCCAGATAGAAATTTTCTCTTAAAAGAAAAAATAGGAATAGAAATCTTTTTAGAAAAACTGAATTTAGAAAGTTTTAGAAATCTAAGTGAAGAAGAGCTTACTAAATATAACAAACTATTTGTAACTGTAGAGGCTGTTGATAAGGAAGAAATGAAAGATGAAGAAAAATTATTGGCTAAAACCGTAAATTTTCTAGGAAAATTTCATAAATTTATTATACAAAAGAGATTGAATCATTATCACTTTGGCAATAGAAAGATGGTTCAAAATCCTGAAAAATGGGAAGTTTCAGATTTTATTCCGCCACTTTCAGAAAAAATGTTCACTGAATATAATTTAGAAATAACAAACAATGATATTGAAAGAAAGAATAAAAATATAGACAGAATAAAACAGAACAGTTTTCCGTATAATGAAAATATGGAAGTAAACATATCAGAAACAAATGTGCAGATATGTAAAAAGTGGGATATCATAAGAAGAATAGTGGCAATAGTGATGATACGTCTTGCCGCTGAAACTTATCTTGAAAAAAAAGAAAATGGACAAAAAGAATTAAAAGCAATTATTGATATTTTTGAAAAAAAATACGAGTTTAAGCAAATTTTATCAGAGCGTGAAAAAAATTATCTGGAAAATCCATCAGATGACAAGGAATTAAACTTGGAATTTTATTTTATGTTAGAAACTGCAAAAATGCTGTTATGGGTATTATCGCTTATTGATATTGAATTTGAAGATTTTAATACATTTTGTGATGTTTCTATGTTTATAGATGGATTAAAATACGAAAAACTAAAATCTTTTGCAAGAAAGTGTGAGATACGCTCAAAAAATAAGATTTTAGATATGCTAGACTATACATATAGGTTAAACTGGGCAAATGTTGAGATAAAACTAGAAGGGTATGATAGAATTGTAAATGAGAGTATTGTGTATTTTAGCAGGCTTGCTTTGGAATGGGTAGTTCAAGATGGAAAAAATATGGAAGAAATTATAATCCACACATAAATTTATAATGTTGGTTAAAAATTTTTATTTATAATTTTTTTATTTTTATAAAAACCTAAAAATAGTTAATAATCAAACTAATTAATTTTAAATAAAAATTTAGACTATTAAACAGATTTAATTAAAAAAAGGGGCGTATAATAAAATAATTTGAAAAATTAATTGACAATAGATTTCAAAAATGATAATATTAAAACATAGAATTTAAAAGAAATTTTTGTAATTATAATGTGTAGAAGGAGAAAATTTAAGATGAAGAAAATCGCAATCTTAACAAGTGGAGGAGATTCACAGGGGATGAATACAGCGATAAGAGCTGTCACTAAAGCTGCTATAAACAAAGGAATGGAAGTTTATGGTATAAGAAGAGGATACAAAGGAATGCTTGAAGATCAGATTTTTCCATTGACATTGTTAGATGTAAGCGGAATTGCTGATAAAGGAGGAACAATTTTATTATCAGCAAGATTGCCAGAATTTAAGGATCCTGAAGTTAGAGCAAAAGCGGCGGCTAATTTAAAAAAATATGGAATTGACGGATTAGTTGTAATCGGTGGAGATGGATCATTTCATGGAGCACACTATTTGTATGAGGAACATGGTATTAAAACAATTGGAATACCTGGAACAATTGATAATGACGTAGCGGGAACTGACTATACAGTTGGTTATGATACAGCATTAAATATAATTTTAGATGCTATTTCTAAATTAAAAGATACAGCAACTTCACACGAAAGAACATACTTAGTTGAAGTAATGGGAAGAAACTGTGGAGATTTAGCTCTTTATTCTGCAATAGCAGGAGGAGCAAGTGGAGTAATGATCCCAGAAGCTCAAAGTTCTATCGATAAAATAGCCGAAGTAATCAAAAAAAGACGTGCAGAAGGTAAATTGTACGATATAATCGTAGTTGCAGAAGGTGTTGGAAATATTATGGATATTAAGAATGAATTAGCTAAAAAAGTTGATACAAATATAAGAGTTACAATCTTAGGACATATTCAAAGAGGTGGAGCACCAACAGCATTTGACAGAATATTAGCAACAAGATTAGGAGTAAGAGCGGTTGAGCTTATCGAAGAAGGAAAAGGTGGATTAATGGTTGGAATTCAAAGTGAAGAGGTAACAACTCATAAATTATCTTACGCTTGGGAAAACTATTCTAAAGCATCTGCTTCTGATTATGCAATAGCAAATATGTTATCATTATAATTGTTAAAATCTTTTTTAGGTTTAACAGTTTAAAAAAATAAATGAATATTTCTTACGGAAGTAAGAGTTCATTGATAAAATAATACAATGAAATTTTAAATATCAAATTTTAGGAGGAAAAATGAAAATTAAAATGACTAAAGTTGTTTGTACCATTGGTCCAAAAACTGAAAGTGTTGAAATGTTGACAAAATTAGTAGAAAGCGGAATGAACGTAATGAGATTAAACTTTTCTCATGGTGATTTTGAAGAACATGGAGCAAGAATTAAAAATATTAGAGAAGTAATGAAAAAAACAGGTAAGGAAATAGGAATTTTATTAGATACTAAAGGGCCTGAAATCAGAACTGGAAAATTAGAAGGTGGAAAAGACGTATTATTAGAAACTGGTAAAAAAGTAACTATTACTACTGACTACTCTTTCGTTGGAAATGCTGAAAAATTTGCAGTTTCTTATCCTGGAATTGTTGATGACTTGTATGAAGGAACAACAGTATTATTAGATGACGGTTTAGTTGGATTAAAAGTTGAAAGTGTTGATAAAGCAGCTGGAGAAGTTCATTGTGTTATTACAAATACTGGAGAATTAGGAGAAACTAAAGGTGTAAACTTGCCGGATGTTTCAGTTGGATTGCCAGCATTAGCTGAAAAAGATATTGCTGACTTGAAATTTGGTTGTGAACAAGGTGTTGACTTTGTAGCAGCTTCATTCATAAGAAAAGCATCTGACGTTGCTGAAGTAAGAAAAGTCTTAGATGACAATGGTGGAAAAAATATTCAAATTATTTCAAAAATTGAAAGCCAAGAAGGTGTTGATAACTTTGATGAAATCTTGGAATTAAGTGATGCAATCATGGTTGCCAGAGGAGATTTAGGAGTAGAAGTACCTGCTGAAGAAGTTCCATTTATGCAAAAAATGATGATTAGAAAATGTAACAAAGTTGGAAAACCAGTTATTACAGCAACACAAATGTTAGATTCAATGATCAGAAACCCACGTCCTACAAGAGCGGAAGCAGGAGATGTTGCTAACGCTATTTTGGATGGTACAGATGCAGTTATGCTATCAGGAGAATCTGCAAAAGGTAAATATCCGGTAGAAGCTGTTAAAATGATGGCTACTATTTCAAAAAGAACAGATGAATTCAAGAAATTTAAAACAGTTGAAACTCCAGATGGATCAGAAATTTCTGTTACAGAAGCAATTTCAAGTGGTGCAGTAAGTACTTCTCATGCATTAGATGCTAAATTAATTGTATGTTGGACAAAAACTGGTAGAGCGCCAAGAATGATTAGAAAATATGGACCAACTGTACCAATTATCGCTTTAACTGACAACGAACAAACTGCAAGACAGTTGGCATTAGTGAGAGGAGTTAGAGCTTACGTAGCAAAAGGATTAGATAAAACAGATGATTTCTTCACAAAAGCAAGAGAAATTGCAGCTAACCATGAAGAAGCTAACAAAGGTGATTTAGTAGTAATGGTAACTGGAATTTCTAAAGAAGGAACAACTAATACATTCAGAGTAGAAAGAGTTGGAGAATAATTAAAAATCTGATTATTTAACCGCATCACACACAACAAGTAATTATAAATATTTTATGAGGGAAACGGTCTTATGCCTTTTCCCTTTATTTGTATACGATAAAATAATGTTGTTAAAAAGTTTGATATGGCAGGGAAATTAACTTGAACGTGGGCTGGAAGAGGAAAATGATTTTCCAAAACGTGCAATATATAATGAGAAGGTGAGATAAGATGAGAATTATAAAAACTATACTATATTTGATAATATTTCAAATATTAACTTTTTCTAAAACTAGAGAGACATTACGCACTACAGTGTTTTATAATTACTATCCAGTTATTAATCAAGAAATAAAATCGGGACTTGAAATTCAAAGACTGAAAGGCTATTGTTTAACACATAAAAATACTGATCATATATGTAAAGGATTTATATTTATACCTAAATATTATGAATTTGAATCAGAAGATGAATACGAACCTGAAAGATTAAAAGTGGATGCTATAAAAAAAATAAATATTAATCTGTCAACTTTTAAAGCAATGTCATATGGCGATGTTGATTTTAAAGAAAATTATCCCAAATTCAATAAGATAGATTCGATAACATTAAAAGATTACAGGATACAAGAAAGTATAAATAAGATAAAAAAAATGTTAGTGGTTTATGATGCGATTGATGACACAAGACAATTTAGAAATATGATAGTAGATTGTTGTTATACCATTCCAGTTATCGAAAAAAATTATGACGATTTTGGAAGAAATTTTTCACATTATATTGTCATAAAAGGTGCTGATATTATACATCCATATATAATGGATATAAAAAATTATAAACCTGATGAAGTAAAAACTGAAGTAAAAAATTTAAATCAGATTTATCAATACTTCAAAAATAATTCATATAGAAATATTGATTATGCAAGTGAAAAATTTGATGAATATGAAAATTTTATAGAGGAAAATATAGATAAAAATGAATTAGAAGTTGCATTACAAAGAGAGATTTATGAACTGACTAAAGAGTTGGATTTGCAATAAAAGAAATAGAGGATTTTAATAATAAATTTTTGGAAAAAGAAATTTATGAAACAAATTTTTATTTTGAATTAAACAGAGAAATTGTAGAATTATTTGAAAAATTGGGGTTAAACTAAAAAATGTGGAGGAGTGAAATTAAAATGAGAATTAAAAAAATTATTCTGTATTTTTTCGCATTGCAGATAATGATGTTTTCTGAACCAACAAAACTGGATAAAATAATATATTATCGATATTTTCCTCTTATTGAAGATAAATTGAAATCTGGAATGGAAATTCAAAAAATAAGAGGTTATTGCATTCCCGTAGATATGAAATGTACTACTAGAGGAGTGTTTGTGGCAGAAGAAATGGATAGCTGGAAACAAGGGCTAGGAGAAAGCACCCTAAAAAAAATAGATATTGATTTATCAAATTTTAAAAAAACTTTTTTCATAGGCGAATTTAGAAATGATTATCCGTATTTTGAAAATTTGAGGCAAGAGATTTTAAAAGAGAATAAACTAAGAAAAAAAATAGAGAAAATAAAAAAAATGTTATTTATAAATGACATCATGCTCGAAACGGAAATGGGAAGAAGTTCTTATAGCGATTATTATACATTGGGAATTGATTATGAGACACAAACAAAAAAATCTTTTTCGATTATATCATAATAAGAACAGATGAAATTTCACGTCCATTTATAATGGATATAAAAAATTATAAACCTGACGAAGAAAAAATTGAGTTAAAAAATTTGAATCAAATTTATCAATACTTCAAAAATAATCCATATAGAAATCTCGAATACACATTTGAAAAAGTTGGTGAATATGAAAAATTTATAGAAAAAAATATAAATATAAATGAATTTGAAAACATTTTGCAAAGAGAAATTTTTGAACTTACTAAAGAGTTGAATTTAGAATAAAAGAAATAGAAGATTTTAATATTATAAAATAAAAAGATTTAAAACTATTCCTATTTAAGTAAGGTTTAGTACAAGAAAGGAATAAAGAAGTGAAAAAACTTGATGATTTGATAGATGTTTTTGCAAAATTGCCAGGAATTGGTAGAAAAAGTGCAGCTAGAATTGCATTTGATGTACTTGATAGAAGTAAAGCTGATATTGATAGAATGCTTGAAATAATAAAAGATTCACATGCTAATATTAAACATTGTGAAATTTGCGGAAACTTATCTGAAAACGATATTTGTGAAATTTGTGCCAATGAGAAAAGGGACAAGGAAGTGATATGCGTTGTTGAAGGAGTGCGAGATGTAATTGCATTTGAAAAGTCTGAAACTTATAATGGACTTTATCACGTGCTTGGTGGAAAAATTGATCCACTAAATGGAGTTACAATTGAAGATTTGAATTTAAGAAAGCTAATAAATAGGATAAATGGAGATGTAAAGGAAGTTATACTGGCTTTAAATCCTGACTTGGAAGGTGAAACTACAAGCCTATATTTGACAAAATTCCTGAAAGAAAAAAATGTCAAGATTTCTAAAATCGCCAGTGGAATTCCAATGGGTGGAAATATTGAATACACGGATATGGCGACGCTGGGGAGATCGCTTGAGGGTAGAGTTAATGTAGATGATTTAGATTAAGTTGTGTTTAAATATATATGGTTTGAAAATTTGAGAAACAAGTAGACATTTAAAATGTTTAGTGTTATACCAAAACCTATTTAAAATCAAATTATCTTATTTCTTCTTTTTCTATTGAGTTTAAATCCGATGAATACAGTGGATGAAATGATAGATAATGTCCCGTTTTTTTAATTATTTTTCTAATATTCTTGTCATTATTCAAAAAATTCACTTTCCATTGTCTCTCTGTATTTTGTCTGAATTTTTGGGATTTTCATATATTGATTAAGTTTTTCAGGATTAGGCATCTTAAATTTTCTTTTGCACTTTCTTGATAAAAGCCCTCCCTATTTCCTTGTTAAGCTTTATCCATCCGTACAATATGTTGGGATTCATGTTGAATTGAAATAACGTTTTTGTTTTTTCGATTTCATAATAAAATTTAAAATTCTTTTTCTATAATTTTTTTCAGGCTCTTTTTTAAGTGTGGGAGATGTAAAAAGTTTGATAACCTTAAGAAATTCTAAGTATAATAAAGTTTTTAAGATTGTCGAATTTTTTTATCCCATAAGATTTTATCTTGTTATTTTCTCCTTCTACAAATTCATTATTTATATTATATTTTCGTATATTAGACCTGTTTGACAACCTTGCGTAAAGAACAATATCAAGGTATAATAATACTGGTAATAAAATGATAAATAATGTTGAAAGAATAAAGAAACTTAAAGAAGAAAACTATCAGAAAATTTTTGGCATTGAAAAGAACACTTTTGATAAAATGCTGAAATTTTGAACGAGGCATACAGAATTGAACATTTAAGAGGCGGACATCCATCAAAACTGTCTGTTCTTGACAGACTTGTAATCATGCTTTCATGCTATCGTGACTATAGAACTATGGAAAATATTGCCTTTGAATATGGTGTTGCAAAAAGTACTATCTGTGAGAAGGAAAAAACATACGATAAAGGCTCAGATAGTGGCAGACGAAAAGGATTTAAGGATACTCAACGCCTCGTTTTCACACGGGAGCGTTCATGACTTCAGGCTGTTCTGTAGAGGTCGTGTGTATTTTTCAAAAGATGTCCTTTTAATTGCCGACAAGGGATACATAGGCATAGATAAGATACACGTCAACAGCTTGGTGCCTAAAAAATCGACAAAAAAGCATAAATTAACTAAAAAGGATAGAAAATACAATTCAATTATTTCAAGACGTAGAATTTACATAGAACATGTGAACAGGCATATCACGAAATTTAGGATAGTGTCTACACGATATAGAAACAAGAGAAGAAAATTTGCCCTGAGATTTTCGTTAATTTGTGCAATTTATAATTTTCAACTATAGGTTATCGAACAGGTCTATTACTTAATTTCTTTTTTCCTGTTTGATAATGTTTCTATTAACTTAATGTATTCCTTTATCCCTTATCATCCAGTTCGCCTACCTTATGACATGATACTTGTCTGCTATAATATCAGTATGTGGAAGATAGGAGTATACTGTATTTCTAAACTGTATGAACATTTTCATTCCAACTTTCTTTATTCTGTTTGAATGACAGAGCAGTAATTTTCTTATAGTTGATGATTTCTGGTTCAATCAGGACATGGTTTGTATCATATATTACCAATTAATACTTTTATTAGCTTTAAATTCATCAAGATAGACGTTCTCATAGTCCAGTTTCCTTTTTTGAACTTCAATGTCATGAAATATCCTCATGACAGTTGATATGCTTATATTTTCTTCTCTTCTTATCTGAGTGAATGACTTTATCTCTGAAAGCTTCCTTCTTATGCCATCCTTCACTTCATTTGAGATTATACAGTTCCTGTTTCTGCTTTTCTATATGAAGTATAACTCTCCTATTTCTGTAACATAGGCTGCTTACATTAACAGTCCTGTAGTCAGATTCATTCTTCTGTTACAGTGGTTCAGTCTTATATCATATCTTGTTCCGTATACATGATAGATATTACAGACAAGTACAACTTTTTCTATTTTTACTCCTTTTATTTCTGGTCTAAATGTGGTAAAATTATTTTGCATAAATACAAATTTCTTTCTTATGTTCTTTTGGCAAAAACATAATACTATAAAAGAGGCATAATATCATTAAAGCTGCTAAAAATGTCAGAAGATAACCAAAATCTAAAAGAATTGTTAGTATATACAAACGACAGACTTTAAAAATAAAACACAAATTATGTAACATTATTGTGATTACTCTTTTTGTTATGCTTACAAATGTTGAATATTGGGAAGAAATTGAAGAATTTGAAAAACTGTATCTTAAAGCATTAAAAAGATACTTGGAGATTTCTTTCACACGATACTATTCAAAGGATCATGACTACAATAGAGTCTGAAGTTACAGAAGTTCTTTTGACAAAAAGGATGGAACTAAAAATTTTAGGAGAAGATAAAAAAATAAGAAGGATATTGAACATTGACGAAAAATCTTTGAACAGGATGAGAAATAAAAACAATAGCCCATTAGATATAGTATCTTCATATTCAAAAGAAGATGAGATATACTATTCACAAGTAGCAACTGAAGGAAAAGAGAATAAGATAAAAGCGATATTACGTCTGCTTGATAAAATCTCAATAAAAGGATATATAGTCACAATAGACGCAATAGAAACTCAAAAAGAAATCATAAGGAAGATAGGGAAGAAACGGGGATAGGTGCATCAATTTTAGCCACGGAAGCAGACGGGAAAAAACAGAAACATAGAAGATACTACATAATCAATATAGCAGGAGGAGTAGAGGAATTTATAAAAGCAGTAAGGAGATATATCATTAAATGTAAGAAGATATTTAAAATTATTTTTTGATATTATAGAAAAGTTGTTGTTAAAAAATAGATAAATATAAAGAAATAGTTTAAAATATTCATGCGTTTGTCGTGCCTGATTTTTAAAAGATTTGTAAAAATTTATAAAAAATGGTATAATTAAAAAAATTTTAAGAAGGTATTTTGAGTAAGTAATTGTAAAGTTTTTTATTGGGAAAATGATAAAAGATTTTACTATTATTTGCTCCCTTCTTAAAAAAAAGAAATTTTAGGAGGAAAAATGTTTGAAGAGAAAATTTATGGTTTTAATTTAGGAAACCAGAAAATTAAAATAAGTACAGGGAAAATTGCACGTCAAGCTGGGGGATCTGTTGTTGTTCAATGTGGAGGAACAGTACTTTTGGTTACAGCGACTAGAAGTAAGGATGTTAGGGAAGGACAAGATTTTTTCCCTTTAACAGTTGATTATATCGAAAAATTTTATGCATCTGGAAAATTTCCAGGCGGATTTATAAAAAGGGAAACTAAGCCAGGAACTGATGAAATTTTGATTTCAAGATTGATTGACAGACCAATTAGACCTTTATTTCCAGAAGGATTTTTGAATGCAGTACACATTGTAGTTACGGTGCTTTCATATGATGAAGTGAATTATCCTGAAAATCTTGCTACAATTGGAGTTTCTACTGCTTTAGGATTATCAGATATTCCATTTGCAGGAACTGTGGCTGGAGTTACAGTTGGATACATTAATGGAGAATACATCTTAAATCCAACAGGAGAACAATTATTAGAAAGTAAAATTCAATTGTCAGTCGCAGGGACAAAAGACGCTGTAACAATGGTAGAGGCTGGAGCTAAGGAAGTTTCTGAGGAAGTTATGCTGGAAGCGATTATGTTTGGGCATGAAAGAATTAAGGAAATTTGTGTTGAACAGGATAAATTCCTTGCACAATTTGAAATTCAGAAATATGAATTTGAGAAAAAGGAAGTAGATTTTGAAATCAAGGAATTTATTGACAGTTTTGAAAATGAAGTTGAAAAGGCTATAATGACACCAGGTAAACTCGAAAAATATGAAGCGATTGATAACTTAGAAATAGAACTTTTTGAAAAATATGTTCAAAAACTTGAAAATGAAGATAAAGAAATTGATGAAAATCTTGAAAAAGAATTTAAGAAATATTATAGAGATGTGGAAAAAAGACTTGTCAGAGATGCTATTTTATACAAGCAATACCGTGCTGACGGGCGTCAAACTACTGAAATCCGTCCAATTGATGTGGAAATAGATACACTTCCAGTGCCGCATGGTTCTGCATTGTTCACACGTGGAGAAACTCAGGCATTAGTTGTTGCAACACTTGGAAGTAAGGAAGATGAGCAAATTATCGACGGAATGGAAGATGAAACACGTAAAAAATTCTTCCTGCACTATAATTTCCCGCCATATTCAGTTGGAGAAGCAGGATTTATGAGAGCACCAGGAAGACGTGAGCTAGGACACGGAAATTTGGCTGAAAGAGCATTAAAATATGTTATGCCAGATACAGAAAAATTCCCATATACAGTAAGACTTATTTCTGAAATTACAGAATCAAATGGTTCATCATCACAGGCTTCAATTTGTGGAGGGTCTCTTGCATTAATGGCAGCTGGAGTACCAATAAAATCTACAGTTGCAGGAATTGCAATGGGTCTTATAAAAGAAGGAGATACATTTACTGTACTTACTGATATTCAAGGGCTTGAAGATCATCTTGGAGATATGGACTTTAAAGTTGCAGGTACGAAAAATGGAATTACTGCAATTCAAATGGATATAAAAATTGAAGGAATTACAAGAGAAATAATGGAAATCGCTTTAAGACAGGCATTAGAAGGAAGATTGTTCATCATTGATAAGATGGAGGCAGTAATTAGTGAGCCAAGAGCACAAGTTGCTGAAAATGCACCAAAAATTGAGATTATTAAAATTAATCCTGATAAAATTGCTGGGCTTATTGGTCCAGGAGGAAAAGTTATTAGAGCAATTATTGATGAAACTGGAGTTTCGATAGACATTGAAGACGACGGAACTGTTTCGATTTTCGGAAAAGAATCTGAAAATATGAAAAAAGCTTTAGAACTTGTTAAAAGACAAACTCAGTCAGTTGAGTTAAATGAAATTTATGAAGGAAAAGTTACAAAACTGATGAAATTTGGTGCATTTGTGGAAGTGTTGCCAGGAAAAGAAGGACTTTTACATATTTCTGAAATTAGCAATAAGAGAGTGGAAAAAACTGAAGATGCTTTAAAAGAAGGGCAAAATGTCAGAGTCAAGGTAATTTCAATGGAAAGTGAAGATAAATTTAACTTAAGCATGAAGGCATTGCAGCAGCAATAACATTATATTATAAAGGAGCGTGAAAGGTATGAAAATGAATTTACCTAATAAATTAGCCATATTAAGAATAATTCTAGTTATACCATTTGTCATTTTTTTAAGTTTAGCTTTGGAAGTTTCAGATAATACAGCAGTTTCTGTGACGATGAGAGTATTTGCAACGATTATCTTTGTAGGAGCGTCTATAACAGATTATTATGATGGGAAAATTGCAAGAAAATATAACTTGATTACAAATTTAGGAAAACTGCTAGATCCTTTAGCAGATAAAATTCTTGTTATTTCGGCTTTAGTGACACTTGCAAAATTTAGTCAGATTAGCCTATGGTTTGTGATAGTTATAATATTTAGAGAATTAATGATAACAGGGCTTCGTTCAATTGTAGCAGCTGAAGGGGTTGTTATTGCAGCAGAAAGTCTTGGAAAGTGGAAGACTGCGACTCAGATGGTAGCACTTACATTAATAATTTTAATACCTTTCAGTTTTACAATAAATAATATTTTATTACTTATTCCACTTATATTAACAATAGTCTCAGGAGTTGAATATGTTGTAAAATGTAAAAATGTTCTAAATAAATAAAATAATAACCTTTTTAAATTTTTTGGAGGTGTGATTTTGGATATTGTTATAGCAGTGATATTAAAACTGTTTGATTTATATGCTCTTCTTATTTTAGTAAATATTTTGGGAACTTGGATTGATCCATATAATCAAATAGGACTTTTTCAATGGGTAAGAAAAGTTACAGAGCCATATTTACGGATGTTTAAAATAATAATTCCGATTGGAAGTATGAATCTTGATATTTCGGCAATGCTAGGATTAATGATTTTGGAATTGATAAAAGAAATTTTTGTAAGAACCGTTTTGTTAGGCTCATTTTAAATATAAAAATATTAAAATTTTGCTCATTTACTAAATAAAATTTAGAAAAACTAAGATAAAAAAAAATGAGAATATTATTTTTTCTAAGAAAAGAGGAGTAAAATAACTAGCATTATAAAGGTTTTAAAATCTAAAAAATATAAATTTTATGAAAGAGGAGACTTTAAAAGTATGAAATTAAAAAGACTTTTGACCACATCTTTTATGGCGGCAGCACTTACAGCAACAGCTGCAGTTTCAAAAGATACAGATATTTTGCATAATAAGCAAATTGTTCAAAATACAAATATTACAGGAGATATGTACAGTGCGCAAAATGCGTTTTCAGCAGTCTATGAAAAGGCGAAAGATTCAGTTGTAAATATTAGAACTAAGAAAACAATTGTTGTGGAAACTTATAACCCGCTTGAAGCATTTTTATTCGGAACATCTGGGAGAAGACAGCAAAGACGTGAATCAGGAAGTTTAGGTTCAGGATTTATAATTTCAAGTGATGGATATATGATGACAAACAATCACGTTATTGACGGAGCAGATGAAATTTATGTAAAATTATCTGATGGGCATGAATATTTAGCAAAATTAGTTGGAACATCGCCAGAAGTGGATATTGCAATTTTAAAAGTAAATGCAAACAGAACATTTAAACCATTAAAATTTGCCGACTCAGATAATATAAAAATTGGACACTGGGCAATTGCATTTGGTAATCCGTTAGGACTGAACAGTTCGATGACTGTTGGAGTAGTTGGAGCTTCTGGAAGAAGTTCACTTGGAATT
Proteins encoded in this window:
- the pnp gene encoding polyribonucleotide nucleotidyltransferase, with product MFEEKIYGFNLGNQKIKISTGKIARQAGGSVVVQCGGTVLLVTATRSKDVREGQDFFPLTVDYIEKFYASGKFPGGFIKRETKPGTDEILISRLIDRPIRPLFPEGFLNAVHIVVTVLSYDEVNYPENLATIGVSTALGLSDIPFAGTVAGVTVGYINGEYILNPTGEQLLESKIQLSVAGTKDAVTMVEAGAKEVSEEVMLEAIMFGHERIKEICVEQDKFLAQFEIQKYEFEKKEVDFEIKEFIDSFENEVEKAIMTPGKLEKYEAIDNLEIELFEKYVQKLENEDKEIDENLEKEFKKYYRDVEKRLVRDAILYKQYRADGRQTTEIRPIDVEIDTLPVPHGSALFTRGETQALVVATLGSKEDEQIIDGMEDETRKKFFLHYNFPPYSVGEAGFMRAPGRRELGHGNLAERALKYVMPDTEKFPYTVRLISEITESNGSSSQASICGGSLALMAAGVPIKSTVAGIAMGLIKEGDTFTVLTDIQGLEDHLGDMDFKVAGTKNGITAIQMDIKIEGITREIMEIALRQALEGRLFIIDKMEAVISEPRAQVAENAPKIEIIKINPDKIAGLIGPGGKVIRAIIDETGVSIDIEDDGTVSIFGKESENMKKALELVKRQTQSVELNEIYEGKVTKLMKFGAFVEVLPGKEGLLHISEISNKRVEKTEDALKEGQNVRVKVISMESEDKFNLSMKALQQQ
- the pgsA gene encoding CDP-diacylglycerol--glycerol-3-phosphate 3-phosphatidyltransferase; protein product: MNLPNKLAILRIILVIPFVIFLSLALEVSDNTAVSVTMRVFATIIFVGASITDYYDGKIARKYNLITNLGKLLDPLADKILVISALVTLAKFSQISLWFVIVIIFRELMITGLRSIVAAEGVVIAAESLGKWKTATQMVALTLIILIPFSFTINNILLLIPLILTIVSGVEYVVKCKNVLNK
- a CDS encoding YggT family protein, whose product is MILDIVIAVILKLFDLYALLILVNILGTWIDPYNQIGLFQWVRKVTEPYLRMFKIIIPIGSMNLDISAMLGLMILELIKEIFVRTVLLGSF
- a CDS encoding S1C family serine protease, with the protein product MKLKRLLTTSFMAAALTATAAVSKDTDILHNKQIVQNTNITGDMYSAQNAFSAVYEKAKDSVVNIRTKKTIVVETYNPLEAFLFGTSGRRQQRRESGSLGSGFIISSDGYMMTNNHVIDGADEIYVKLSDGHEYLAKLVGTSPEVDIAILKVNANRTFKPLKFADSDNIKIGHWAIAFGNPLGLNSSMTVGVVGASGRSSLGIEQVENFIQTDASINQGNSGGPLLNINGDVIGVNTAIYSPNGGSVGLSFAIPSNLAENVKDSIIKNGKYERPYIGISVLDLTPELKKERRISYSTGILIQQIYPNSPAAKYGLKVNDLILEINGKRVTSAGSFIGEIAAKKIGETVNLKVVSNGTEKNISMKLEAFNYQQQRTQQRR